From Haloplasma contractile SSD-17B:
TGAAGGCTATTATTTAGTTTTAGGTGATAATCGGACGAATAGTACGGATAGCAGAAGAATTGGATTAGTAAAGGAAGAGTCGATTTTAGGTAAAACAAAGTTTATATTGTATCCATTTGATCGAATAGGATCAATCGAATAAAATGAATACTGGTAGAGGTTGACATAAAGATGAGATGCAGAAAGGTGATTTTATGACTATACAATGGTTTCCTGGCCATATGGCTAAGGCGAGACGTCAAGTTGAAGAAAAATTGAAATTAGTGGATATCATTTACGAATTAAGGGATGCTAGAATTCCATACTCATCAAGCAATCCAATGATGGGAGACATTATTAAAAATAAGCCCAGATTAATTCTATTGAATAAAGCTAAGATGGCAGATGAAGATAAAACAGAGGAATGGATAAACTATTATAAAGATAACGGTATTATCGCACTAGATATCGATTCAATCTCTGGCTATAATATGCCTAAGATTATAAAGAAGTCTAGAGAAGTGTTGAAGGATCAATTAGAAAAGCAGCAACAAAAAGGGTTAAAACAACAAAATATAAAAGCCATGATCATTGGTATACCTAATGTAGGAAAATCTACATTCATTAATACATTAGCAAAACGAAAAGTTGCTAGGACTGGTGACCGTCCTGGGGTGACGAA
This genomic window contains:
- the ylqF gene encoding ribosome biogenesis GTPase YlqF; translated protein: MTIQWFPGHMAKARRQVEEKLKLVDIIYELRDARIPYSSSNPMMGDIIKNKPRLILLNKAKMADEDKTEEWINYYKDNGIIALDIDSISGYNMPKIIKKSREVLKDQLEKQQQKGLKQQNIKAMIIGIPNVGKSTFINTLAKRKVARTGDRPGVTKAQQWITVGNGLQLLDTPGILWPKFEEQKVGFKLAITGAIKDQILHLDDITIYALDFLKKNHPERLKERFKLESLPNDHIELLDRIGKKRGCLMSGGVVDYDKVFDIVLYELRNERLGRLTFELPTDIVETDTD